The following coding sequences are from one Nilaparvata lugens isolate BPH chromosome 4, ASM1435652v1, whole genome shotgun sequence window:
- the LOC120351140 gene encoding uncharacterized protein LOC120351140, with product MLGKSNETCETCNRENQERKSDEDETEEEYQLDCYHEENPKQGKEETIDEPNVQEEKNEDELQLHLIEAEEENEDASQLQAVEAEEENDVLQPQLAEEEPTLRRSNRECIPKKQCPCCSVVHSSYKKKIPSSFQEAINGPDAEKWKTADDKELKALQMQDTWEIVRRPPEARVIGWVY from the coding sequence atGTTAGGTAAGAGTAATGAAACTTGTGAGACTTGCAATCGTGAAAATCAAGAGAGAAAATCTGATGAAGATGAAACCGAAGAAGAATACCAGCTTGATTGCTACCATGAAGAAAATCCAAAGCAAGGGAAGGAAGAAACTATCGATGAACCTAATGTACAAGAAGAAAAAAACGAAGATGAACTACAACTACACTTgattgaagcagaagaagaaaatgaagatgcCTCACAACTACAAGCAGTTGAAGCAGAAGAGGAAAACGATGTCTTACAACCACAATTGGCTGAAGAAGAACCTACATTGAGAAGATCAAATCGTGAGTGTATACCCAAGAAACAATGTCCATGTTGCAGTGTGGTCCATTCCAGTTACAAGAAGAAAATTCCATCAAGTTTCCAAGAAGCCATAAATGGACCAGATGCTGAAAAgtggaaaacagctgatgacAAGGAACTGAAAGCCCTGCAGATGCAAGATACCTGGGAGATCGTAAGAAGACCGCCAGAGGCCAGAGTCATTGGATGGGTTTATTAA